The following are encoded in a window of Campylobacter sp. MIT 12-8780 genomic DNA:
- the trmB gene encoding tRNA (guanosine(46)-N7)-methyltransferase TrmB, with amino-acid sequence MPNFKCKGVKPLVLPFMQEEVSFLWACHDTRSSLLFTKVADECFFLQIVKQNEAFVIKAEKHSKPTQIGYVQKALLVFKNAFAKEVISEAFALKKTHLLKKNKFIENDILSLLENVQKFEKAYLEIGFGSGRHLLYQARENPNILMLGVEIYTPALEQVANLAMKERLDNVLLTQNDARLLLSVLKNHCLAKIFLHFPVPWDKQPQRRVVSFDFVKNCQRVLQKGACFELRTDSKAYFDFTLEQFLALQTCKAQINKNADLGVTSKYEARWKRQEKDIYDLCVYNETFDDNELACFDFKLKDFKPLMSVEKLKQNFKKRHFRGEDYFLSLENVYIKDEQSVVLKIAFGSFYSPEHTYLLFDEKLSFLFNEPFKTEQNYKALQKLLDFLNQEI; translated from the coding sequence CACTTGTTTTGCCTTTTATGCAAGAAGAAGTAAGCTTTTTGTGGGCTTGTCATGATACACGCTCAAGCTTGCTTTTTACAAAGGTAGCTGATGAGTGCTTTTTCTTGCAAATTGTGAAACAAAATGAGGCTTTTGTGATTAAGGCTGAAAAGCACAGCAAACCAACGCAAATTGGCTATGTGCAAAAGGCTTTGCTTGTGTTTAAAAACGCTTTTGCTAAAGAGGTGATTAGTGAAGCTTTTGCGCTTAAAAAGACACATTTGCTTAAAAAAAACAAATTCATCGAAAATGATATTTTATCTTTGCTTGAAAATGTGCAAAAATTTGAAAAGGCATATTTAGAGATAGGTTTTGGCTCGGGTAGGCATTTGCTCTATCAGGCACGAGAAAATCCTAACATTTTAATGCTAGGTGTTGAAATTTACACACCAGCTTTAGAACAAGTTGCAAATTTAGCGATGAAAGAGCGTTTAGATAATGTTTTGCTGACACAAAATGATGCTAGACTTTTGCTTAGCGTGCTTAAAAATCACTGCCTTGCAAAAATATTTTTGCATTTTCCAGTGCCTTGGGACAAACAGCCTCAAAGAAGGGTTGTGAGTTTTGATTTTGTAAAAAATTGCCAAAGAGTGCTTCAAAAAGGTGCTTGTTTTGAGTTAAGAACAGACAGCAAGGCGTATTTTGACTTTACTTTAGAGCAGTTTTTAGCCCTACAAACCTGCAAAGCACAGATTAACAAAAACGCAGATTTGGGCGTTACGAGCAAATACGAAGCAAGATGGAAAAGACAAGAAAAAGATATATATGATCTATGTGTATATAATGAAACTTTTGATGATAATGAGCTTGCGTGCTTTGATTTTAAATTAAAGGATTTTAAACCCTTAATGAGTGTAGAAAAACTCAAGCAAAACTTTAAAAAAAGGCATTTTAGGGGTGAGGATTATTTTTTAAGTCTTGAAAATGTGTATATCAAAGACGAGCAAAGCGTGGTGCTTAAAATTGCTTTTGGTAGCTTTTATAGCCCAGAACATACGTATTTGCTGTTTGATGAAAAGCTTTCATTTTTGTTTAATGAGCCTTTTAAGACAGAGCAAAATTATAAAGCTTTACAAAAACTTCTAGACTTTTTAAATCAAGAAATTTAA
- a CDS encoding cell division ATP-binding protein FtsE, with the protein MPIMIRAQNLSLGYDELVIERANFSFKNDDFVFITGKSGSGKSTLLKSFYADLEPLSGRLEVCGSVINGISNKELLQLRQNIGIIFQDYKLIKEYSIEKNVMLPLMIKGYSKKICQEQSAKLLSHVELTFKADKKPDQLSGGEQQRAAMARALAHNPKLLLCDEPTGNLDEYSSDIIWTLLKSAREILGTCVVVVTHRIPSNLRLEYRRFDIESGKVNEII; encoded by the coding sequence ATGCCAATTATGATTCGAGCGCAGAATTTATCTTTAGGTTATGATGAATTAGTCATCGAGCGGGCGAATTTTTCTTTTAAAAATGATGATTTTGTTTTTATTACCGGAAAAAGTGGAAGTGGAAAATCCACACTTTTAAAATCATTTTACGCAGATTTAGAGCCTTTATCTGGACGTCTTGAGGTGTGTGGTAGTGTGATTAATGGTATCTCAAATAAAGAGCTTTTGCAACTTCGCCAAAATATAGGCATTATCTTTCAAGATTATAAGCTCATCAAAGAATACAGCATAGAAAAAAATGTTATGTTGCCTTTGATGATTAAAGGTTATTCTAAAAAAATTTGTCAAGAACAAAGCGCGAAGCTACTCAGCCATGTTGAACTTACTTTTAAAGCAGATAAAAAACCAGATCAGCTTTCTGGCGGCGAACAGCAAAGAGCAGCTATGGCTCGGGCTTTAGCTCATAATCCCAAGCTTTTGCTTTGCGATGAGCCAACTGGGAATTTGGACGAATACTCTTCAGATATTATCTGGACGCTTTTAAAATCAGCAAGAGAGATACTTGGCACTTGTGTTGTTGTCGTAACGCATAGAATTCCAAGCAATCTTAGGCTTGAATACAGACGCTTTGATATAGAAAGTGGAAAAGTCAATGAAATCATTTAA
- a CDS encoding FtsX-like permease family protein has product MKSFKTHLGLILPLLFMMFAFEFILIINQTVKHYESLLNKDYSIIIASSKELSQTSVQNQIPSLQTLQSLDTKSFMQRLKNDVSASNLAALERSLPHFYSLKLNHLPTQSELKELKDKLSKMPNVIRVEAFAKTYDKIYSLLVLIKFVFWLFLFIIILLSFVLFLKQMRIWLFEHTERVEIMCLFGAPFWFRSFMLYRVVLFDCFIAFLILLVFFTQIFSLGFIQSALNAVDISLPKMNFILHLSIIFALSLLVSLLCVNSVMFKVKK; this is encoded by the coding sequence ATGAAATCATTTAAAACACATTTAGGGCTTATTTTGCCACTTCTTTTTATGATGTTTGCTTTTGAGTTTATACTCATCATCAATCAAACCGTAAAACATTATGAAAGTCTTTTAAACAAAGATTATAGCATTATCATAGCCAGCTCAAAAGAACTTTCTCAAACCAGCGTGCAAAATCAAATTCCATCGCTACAAACCTTGCAAAGCCTCGATACAAAAAGCTTTATGCAAAGGCTTAAAAACGATGTCTCAGCAAGCAATCTTGCTGCTTTAGAACGTTCTTTACCACACTTTTATAGCCTTAAACTTAATCACCTACCTACTCAAAGCGAGCTTAAAGAGCTAAAAGATAAGCTTTCAAAAATGCCAAATGTGATTCGAGTCGAGGCTTTTGCAAAGACTTATGATAAAATTTATAGCTTGCTTGTATTGATTAAATTTGTCTTTTGGTTGTTTTTATTTATCATCATCTTGCTTTCTTTTGTGCTCTTTTTAAAACAAATGCGAATTTGGCTTTTTGAGCATACTGAAAGGGTTGAGATTATGTGTCTTTTTGGCGCTCCTTTTTGGTTTCGCTCTTTTATGTTATACAGGGTAGTTTTGTTTGATTGTTTCATTGCCTTTTTAATCTTGCTTGTTTTTTTCACTCAAATTTTTTCTCTTGGTTTTATCCAAAGTGCGTTAAATGCTGTAGATATTAGTTTGCCAAAGATGAATTTTATCTTACATTTAAGCATTATCTTTGCTTTAAGTTTGCTTGTGTCTTTACTTTGCGTAAATTCGGTAATGTTTAAGGTTAAAAAATGA
- a CDS encoding murein hydrolase activator EnvC family protein, with the protein MKILWLLVLLFVFSFADELSQKTKDLKESERISKQLGKKLDDLAKDILASEKNLNNLAGQIQKLSQETLKLEENAKLQNKELKTLNSQNQDLLKDKNAMENKLVSLIAENFAFDLPIPSGYIESEESFIAFELLNSLDEVLKEEFYRLSKDYELVSKQINAKQAQIDKINTNLKKYNDDLIKLEKLKLEQIDEIKRQKTDKDIYTKKLNDVQKQQVELRNTLAELKIVSDKQEKASNTSSSSNNQAVRQLGSSYQNTAVKKYKGQKTIAPLDSFTVKQKFGNFTDPIYNIKIFNENVILRSKTADARVKSVFGGKVVFAKETNLLQRVVIIEHNNGLHTIYAHLDKIAPTLKVGKNVKKGEVLGRVKNDLTFEVTQEKFHINPLELISLN; encoded by the coding sequence ATGAAAATTTTGTGGCTTTTAGTGCTACTTTTTGTTTTTTCATTTGCTGATGAGTTGAGTCAAAAAACAAAGGATTTAAAAGAGAGTGAAAGGATAAGCAAGCAACTTGGAAAAAAGCTTGATGACTTAGCTAAGGATATTTTAGCAAGCGAAAAAAACCTTAACAATCTTGCCGGACAAATTCAAAAACTCAGCCAAGAAACACTAAAGCTTGAAGAAAATGCAAAGCTTCAAAATAAAGAGCTTAAAACCTTAAATTCGCAAAATCAAGATTTGCTTAAAGACAAAAACGCTATGGAAAACAAACTTGTGAGTTTAATCGCTGAAAATTTTGCCTTTGATTTGCCCATACCAAGCGGATATATAGAAAGTGAAGAAAGCTTTATCGCTTTTGAGCTTTTAAATTCGCTTGATGAGGTGCTGAAAGAGGAATTTTATAGACTTTCAAAGGATTATGAGCTTGTTTCAAAGCAGATCAATGCAAAACAAGCTCAAATCGATAAAATCAATACAAATTTAAAAAAATACAACGATGATTTAATTAAGCTTGAAAAGCTCAAACTTGAGCAAATTGATGAGATTAAAAGACAAAAAACAGACAAGGATATTTATACAAAAAAGCTTAATGATGTGCAAAAACAGCAAGTCGAGCTAAGAAATACCCTAGCTGAACTTAAAATCGTAAGCGATAAACAAGAAAAAGCGAGCAATACTTCTTCTTCAAGCAACAATCAAGCTGTGCGTCAGCTTGGCTCAAGCTATCAAAATACAGCTGTTAAAAAATACAAAGGACAAAAGACTATAGCTCCACTTGATTCTTTTACCGTTAAACAAAAATTTGGTAATTTTACCGATCCCATTTATAATATCAAAATTTTTAATGAAAATGTGATTTTGCGTTCAAAAACAGCTGACGCAAGGGTTAAAAGTGTGTTTGGTGGCAAGGTTGTTTTTGCTAAAGAGACAAATTTACTCCAAAGAGTAGTCATTATCGAGCATAATAACGGACTTCATACGATTTATGCTCACTTAGATAAGATTGCACCTACACTTAAGGTAGGCAAAAATGTCAAAAAAGGCGAGGTTTTGGGTAGGGTAAAAAATGATCTTACTTTTGAGGTAACTCAAGAGAAATTTCACATCAATCCTTTAGAATTAATTAGCCTAAATTAA
- the pyrH gene encoding UMP kinase, with translation MQKKKRVLVKFSGEALAGDNGFGIENSVLKYIASQIKELLINDVEVGIVIGGGNIIRGVTAAKDGLIKRTSGDHMGMLATVINAIAMQEALESAGLDVRVQSAIQMEAFCETYIMRRAQRHLEKGRVVIFAAGTGNPYFTTDTTAVLRAVEIEAEVIIKATKVDGVYDKDPHKFDDAQFLHTISYERALHDNIKVMDDTAIALAKDNALPIIVCNMFHEGNLLRIIQGDMSICSVVKNQEN, from the coding sequence ATGCAAAAGAAAAAACGAGTTTTGGTTAAATTTTCAGGCGAGGCTTTGGCTGGAGATAACGGCTTTGGCATTGAAAATTCAGTACTTAAATATATCGCTTCGCAGATCAAAGAGCTACTCATTAATGATGTAGAAGTTGGCATAGTTATAGGCGGGGGCAATATCATAAGAGGCGTTACAGCGGCTAAAGATGGGCTTATCAAGCGCACAAGTGGCGATCATATGGGTATGCTTGCAACCGTGATTAATGCTATAGCCATGCAAGAAGCCTTAGAAAGTGCTGGACTTGATGTAAGAGTGCAAAGTGCGATACAAATGGAAGCTTTTTGTGAAACTTATATTATGAGACGCGCTCAAAGACATCTTGAAAAAGGACGCGTTGTGATCTTTGCAGCTGGCACCGGAAATCCTTATTTTACCACTGATACAACGGCTGTTTTAAGAGCTGTTGAAATCGAGGCTGAAGTTATCATTAAAGCGACTAAAGTTGATGGGGTGTATGATAAAGATCCGCACAAATTTGATGATGCTCAGTTTTTACATACAATCAGCTATGAAAGAGCCTTGCATGACAATATCAAAGTCATGGACGATACAGCTATAGCCTTAGCAAAAGATAATGCACTTCCTATCATCGTGTGTAATATGTTTCACGAGGGTAATTTGCTTAGAATCATACAAGGTGATATGAGTATTTGCTCTGTGGTTAAAAATCAAGAAAATTAA
- a CDS encoding DNA-directed RNA polymerase subunit omega, whose translation MQRIEEIAAKALQKMGNDRYKLSLVVAKRAEELANGAMPLVDLDKNKVKFADIALYEIAEEKITLESGIESNR comes from the coding sequence ATGCAAAGAATAGAAGAAATTGCTGCAAAAGCTTTACAAAAAATGGGAAATGATCGCTATAAACTTTCTTTAGTTGTGGCAAAAAGAGCTGAAGAGCTTGCTAATGGGGCTATGCCTTTAGTGGATTTGGATAAGAATAAAGTCAAATTTGCTGATATCGCTCTTTATGAGATCGCAGAAGAAAAAATCACCCTAGAGAGTGGCATTGAAAGTAATCGATGA
- a CDS encoding RelA/SpoT family protein: MLDKLIEDIKHCKDLDQATNLLFKVYAPSEDLKRAVAFCTLAHEGQVRKSGEAYAVHPILVSALVAFLSSNEAMIIAALLHDVIEDTPHGEEELRKDFGSEVTRLVQGLTKITEIREDNFNSKVSKNLAKSALSFRNMLLASIEDVGVLVIKLCDRLHNMLTLGSLREDKRKRISEETLVVYAPIAHRLGISSIKNYLEDLSFEYLMPDEFKQINNYINSNDQYMQLSLNEFISKVELLFNKNGFRQGSFEIHKRIKHSYSVYLKMQRKGISIEEVLDLLGVRILVENTLDCYIALGILHTHFNPLVSRFKDYIALPKQNGYQTIHSTLFDTKNIIEAQIRTFDMHKIAEFGVAAHYKYKEGSAVATPKLDWISDLSMQNSSINANEGDYNAVELYEYAKDSLYIEDVAVYSPKGEIFTLPRGATVLDFAYEVHTKIGLHAKTAYVNRVKVPLLTELKNGDIVRIVTSNDKLYRCSWIDSVKTAKAKANIREFCKQKIKEIDLESAVNILAFVFNESHQTILKWIDDERLNKRIRQISVDSVYFKDVVNMLKKYAKKSYLFDKYELKEQKFGNIIVLSNHKIANMDFDFCCRPKRGDGVVAFAEAGNAVLHHKLCEKADKMLEEQKPMVFVEWNNDATQSYKIIFSLENKKGALAEFLTTLSKMQGNVLSITLANAQNSSLDYFEAHIEFPDNTKIETIKERLKNRYKILDFTSLNDAYNGK; this comes from the coding sequence ATGCTTGATAAACTCATCGAAGATATCAAGCATTGCAAAGACTTAGATCAAGCTACAAATTTACTTTTTAAGGTATATGCACCAAGTGAGGATCTTAAAAGAGCGGTTGCGTTTTGTACGCTTGCTCATGAAGGACAGGTTCGAAAGAGTGGTGAAGCTTATGCTGTGCATCCTATCTTGGTGTCTGCTTTGGTTGCTTTTTTAAGTTCAAATGAAGCTATGATTATCGCGGCTTTGCTTCATGATGTGATCGAGGATACGCCACATGGCGAAGAAGAACTAAGAAAGGACTTTGGATCTGAAGTAACTAGGCTTGTTCAAGGGCTGACTAAGATCACTGAGATTAGAGAGGATAATTTCAACTCAAAAGTGAGTAAAAATCTTGCCAAATCAGCCCTAAGTTTTAGGAATATGCTCCTAGCAAGCATAGAAGATGTGGGTGTTTTGGTGATCAAGCTTTGCGATAGATTGCACAATATGCTTACCTTAGGAAGTTTAAGAGAGGATAAGCGCAAAAGGATTAGTGAAGAAACCTTAGTAGTGTATGCTCCTATAGCCCATAGGCTTGGAATTTCAAGTATTAAAAACTATCTTGAGGATTTAAGCTTTGAGTATTTGATGCCAGATGAGTTTAAGCAGATTAACAACTATATCAATTCAAACGATCAATATATGCAGTTAAGTTTAAATGAGTTTATCTCAAAAGTCGAACTTTTATTTAACAAAAACGGCTTTAGACAAGGAAGTTTTGAGATACACAAACGCATTAAGCATAGCTATTCTGTTTATCTTAAAATGCAAAGAAAAGGCATTTCTATAGAAGAGGTGCTTGATTTGCTTGGGGTAAGAATTTTGGTTGAAAATACGCTTGATTGCTATATCGCGCTTGGGATTTTGCATACTCATTTTAATCCTCTTGTGTCTCGTTTTAAAGACTATATAGCCTTGCCAAAACAAAATGGTTACCAAACCATACATAGCACACTTTTTGATACTAAAAATATCATCGAAGCTCAAATTCGCACCTTTGATATGCATAAAATCGCTGAATTTGGTGTAGCTGCACATTATAAATACAAAGAAGGTTCAGCTGTTGCTACACCTAAGCTTGATTGGATTAGTGATCTTTCTATGCAAAATTCAAGTATCAATGCAAACGAGGGGGATTATAACGCTGTTGAATTATACGAATACGCCAAAGATAGCCTTTATATCGAAGATGTGGCGGTGTATTCTCCAAAAGGAGAGATTTTTACTCTACCAAGGGGTGCGACTGTGCTTGATTTTGCTTATGAAGTGCATACTAAAATAGGGCTTCACGCAAAAACAGCCTATGTCAATCGCGTTAAGGTTCCGCTTTTAACTGAACTTAAAAATGGCGATATTGTCCGCATAGTTACTTCAAATGATAAATTATACCGCTGTTCATGGATAGATAGTGTAAAAACTGCTAAAGCAAAGGCTAATATTAGAGAATTTTGCAAGCAAAAGATCAAAGAGATTGACTTAGAAAGTGCAGTAAATATCCTTGCCTTTGTTTTTAATGAAAGTCATCAAACTATTCTAAAATGGATAGATGATGAAAGGTTAAATAAAAGAATTCGCCAAATCAGCGTCGATAGCGTGTATTTTAAAGATGTGGTGAATATGCTTAAAAAATACGCTAAAAAATCTTATCTTTTTGATAAATACGAGCTTAAGGAGCAAAAATTTGGCAATATCATCGTCTTAAGTAATCACAAAATCGCCAATATGGACTTTGATTTTTGCTGTCGCCCTAAAAGAGGCGATGGAGTTGTGGCATTTGCTGAAGCGGGTAATGCTGTGCTTCATCACAAACTTTGCGAAAAGGCTGATAAAATGCTTGAAGAGCAAAAGCCTATGGTTTTTGTGGAGTGGAACAACGATGCAACGCAAAGCTATAAAATCATCTTTTCACTGGAAAATAAAAAAGGTGCTTTGGCTGAGTTTTTAACTACCTTATCCAAAATGCAAGGCAATGTACTTTCCATAACTCTAGCAAACGCGCAAAATTCAAGTCTAGATTATTTTGAAGCACATATAGAATTTCCAGATAATACAAAAATCGAAACTATCAAAGAACGTTTAAAAAATCGTTATAAAATTTTGGATTTTACTTCACTTAATGACGCATATAATGGCAAATAA
- the tyrS gene encoding tyrosine--tRNA ligase yields MNLNEIILDIKRGVAELIDEERLLTLIKNYYEKGENFFVKAGFDPTAPDLHLGHSVVLSKMALLQKHGAIVQFLIGDFTGQIGDPSGKSATRKKLSKEEVLKNAKTYEEQVFKILDAEKTIIKFNSVWLNELSSVGIIELSSTFSVARMLERDDFTKRFKEQSPISISEFLYPLLQGYDSVALKCDIEMGGTDQKFNLLMGRHLQRIYNVGKEQVVMMMPLLEGLDGVNKMSKSLGNYIGISEKANDIYAKILSINDELMLRYYELLSFKSTKELECLKEDLKQGKIHPKKAKEELALELCQRYHSKDEAMNAKAEFDKVHSQNQMPSDMPSFEIEGEIWLAKALVHCKLANSTSAARRDINANAVSINGEKENDEQKKLGIGEYILQIGKRKFAKLKVN; encoded by the coding sequence ATGAATTTAAATGAAATTATTTTAGATATAAAAAGAGGTGTCGCTGAGCTCATCGATGAGGAGAGATTGCTTACTTTGATTAAAAATTATTATGAAAAAGGCGAGAATTTCTTTGTAAAAGCTGGCTTTGATCCAACAGCTCCTGATTTGCATTTAGGACATAGTGTGGTTTTAAGCAAAATGGCACTTTTGCAAAAGCATGGAGCCATAGTTCAGTTTTTAATCGGCGATTTTACAGGGCAAATTGGCGATCCAAGCGGTAAAAGCGCAACACGAAAAAAGCTAAGCAAGGAAGAGGTGCTTAAAAATGCCAAAACTTATGAGGAGCAAGTCTTTAAAATCCTTGATGCAGAAAAAACTATCATCAAATTTAATTCAGTATGGTTAAATGAACTCTCAAGCGTTGGTATTATAGAGCTTAGCTCAACTTTCAGCGTGGCTAGAATGCTTGAAAGAGATGATTTTACCAAACGTTTTAAAGAACAAAGCCCGATTTCAATCAGCGAGTTTTTATATCCACTTTTACAAGGCTATGATAGCGTAGCCTTAAAATGCGATATAGAGATGGGCGGAACAGATCAGAAATTTAATCTCCTTATGGGTAGGCATTTACAACGAATTTATAATGTCGGCAAAGAGCAAGTTGTGATGATGATGCCATTGCTTGAAGGGCTTGATGGTGTCAATAAAATGAGTAAAAGTTTAGGAAATTATATAGGCATTAGCGAAAAAGCAAATGATATATATGCTAAAATACTCAGCATTAATGATGAGTTGATGTTAAGGTATTATGAACTTTTAAGCTTTAAAAGCACCAAAGAGCTTGAGTGCTTAAAAGAGGATTTAAAGCAAGGCAAAATCCACCCAAAAAAGGCAAAAGAAGAGCTTGCTCTTGAGTTGTGTCAAAGATATCATAGCAAAGATGAAGCGATGAATGCAAAGGCTGAATTTGATAAAGTGCATAGTCAAAATCAAATGCCAAGTGATATGCCAAGCTTTGAGATTGAGGGTGAAATTTGGCTTGCAAAAGCTTTGGTGCATTGTAAGCTAGCAAACTCAACAAGTGCTGCAAGACGCGATATAAACGCTAATGCAGTTAGCATTAATGGCGAAAAAGAAAATGACGAGCAAAAAAAGCTTGGTATTGGTGAGTATATTTTACAAATCGGCAAAAGAAAATTTGCAAAATTAAAGGTTAATTAA
- a CDS encoding nitronate monooxygenase, whose protein sequence is MQLKPLKIGKHTIKNPIFQGGMGLGISWDRLASAVSLNGGLGIISSVGTGYYENRSHISKELNLKPYGSENFYSKEGLRALITNARKVCGDAPLGCNILCASNDYARIARDACEVGFNIIVSGAGLPTNLPEFTAGFKDVALVPIVSSAKALKIICKRWLGRYKRLPDAVVVEGPKSGGHQGFTYEQCLMSEYQLENVVPQVAEEAKNWGDFPIIAAGGVWDKNDIEKMISLGASGVQMGTRFIGTFECDASEHFKEVLLACKQEDIELIHSPVGYPARGVRTNLLDLVDKRQGPKINCISNCVSPCQRGKEATKVGYCIADRLYDAYSGKKETGLFFTGANGYRLEKLIGVKELMHKLVHGEDA, encoded by the coding sequence ATGCAGTTAAAACCACTTAAGATAGGCAAACATACGATTAAAAATCCTATTTTTCAAGGCGGAATGGGACTTGGTATAAGCTGGGATCGCCTAGCTTCTGCTGTTTCTTTAAATGGCGGACTTGGTATCATTTCTTCGGTTGGCACAGGTTATTATGAAAACAGAAGTCATATCAGCAAAGAGTTAAATTTAAAGCCTTATGGAAGCGAAAACTTCTACTCAAAAGAAGGCTTAAGAGCTTTAATCACAAACGCAAGAAAAGTCTGTGGTGATGCACCTTTGGGGTGCAATATACTTTGTGCGAGCAATGATTATGCAAGGATAGCTCGTGATGCGTGTGAGGTAGGTTTTAATATTATCGTAAGCGGGGCGGGATTACCTACAAATTTACCTGAATTTACAGCTGGTTTTAAAGATGTAGCCCTTGTGCCTATCGTTTCTTCAGCAAAAGCACTGAAAATCATCTGCAAAAGATGGCTTGGTAGATACAAACGCTTGCCAGACGCTGTTGTGGTAGAAGGTCCAAAAAGTGGCGGACATCAAGGCTTTACTTATGAGCAATGCTTAATGAGTGAATACCAGCTTGAAAATGTCGTGCCTCAAGTAGCTGAGGAAGCGAAAAATTGGGGAGACTTTCCTATCATCGCAGCTGGGGGTGTATGGGATAAAAATGATATAGAAAAGATGATCTCACTTGGTGCAAGTGGCGTTCAAATGGGAACTCGCTTTATCGGCACCTTTGAATGCGATGCAAGCGAGCATTTTAAAGAAGTTTTACTTGCTTGTAAGCAAGAAGATATCGAGCTTATCCATTCTCCAGTAGGTTATCCTGCAAGAGGTGTTCGCACAAATTTACTTGATCTTGTAGATAAAAGACAAGGACCAAAGATCAATTGTATCAGCAACTGCGTTTCGCCTTGCCAGCGCGGTAAAGAAGCGACAAAAGTAGGCTACTGCATAGCTGATAGGCTTTATGATGCATATAGTGGAAAAAAAGAAACGGGATTATTTTTTACCGGAGCAAATGGCTATCGTTTAGAAAAGCTTATTGGCGTTAAAGAGCTTATGCACAAGCTTGTTCATGGTGAAGATGCGTAA